The following is a genomic window from Egicoccus sp. AB-alg2.
GGGCAACATGCTCTTCGCTGCCCGCGACGGCATCTTTACCGCCCCGTGGCTGCTGTGGGGGCCCGCCGCCGCGGTCGTGCTGGCGGTCATCACGGCGAACATGCTCGGGGACGGACTGAACCAGCGCTGGAACGTGGGGGTCGAGCAGGAATGACGAATCGCGTCGAAGAGCCCACCCCTGTCAAGGCCACTCCCGCCGCCGCAGACACGCCCCTGCTCGAAGTCGACGAGCTCACCGTGGAGTTCCCGGTCGGGGGTGGGCGGTGGCTGCCGATCGTCGATCGGGTGTCGTTCTCGCTCCATCGCGGTGAGGCGCTCGGTTTCGTCGGCGAGTCCGGGTCCGGCAAGACCATGAGCGCCCGGGCACTGCTCGGTCTGGTGCCGCGGCCCGGCCGCGTTCGCGGCTCGGTCCGTCTGCGTGGCCGTGAGGTCGTCGGGCTGGGCGACCGCGAGTGGACCAAGATCCGGTCGCGCGAGATAGGGATGGTCTTCCAGGACGCGATGAGCGGCCTGAACCCGGTTCGCACTGTGGGCAGCACCCTCATCGAGGTCGCGCGCCGCACCGGGATCGGGCGCAAGGAAGCACGTGCCCGGGCCATTGAGGTGCTTGACGCCGTCGGGATCCCGTCACCGGTGGAACGACTCGACGTGTACCCCCACCAGCTTTCCGGTGGTCTGCGCCAGCGCATCATGATCGCCCTGGCCATCATCAACGAGCCGAGCATCATCATCGCCGACGAGCCGACGACGGCCCTCGACGCGACGATCCAGGCGCAGATCATGGAACGCCTGCGGGCCCTGCTGGGGGACCGGGCACTGATGCTGATCACCCACGATATGGGTGTGGCGGCGTCACTGTGCGATCGCATCCAGGTCATCTACGCCGGTCGGATGGCCGAGGCCGGTACGGCCCGCCAGGTGATGCAGACCCCACGGCACCCCTACACCGCCGGGCTCCTGCGCGCCGTGCCGAAGTTTGACCGCTCCCGCACTCCTTTGGTTCCCATCCCCGGGGTGCCGCCGCGCGCCGGCACGGTCGGCGACGCCTGCGCCTTCGCGCCGCGGTGCGCCAACGCCACGGACGCCTGCCGCGACCAGCAGCCGCCCTTCGCCCCGGTCGACGGCCGCCTGCTTGCCTGCTACCACCCCTGGGGCCTGTCAAACGGGAGCGAGGCGTGATGGCACCCTTCGTCGACGTCCAGCAACTCAGCGTGCACTTCCGCGTCGGGCGGCATCAGGCGCTGCAGGCGGTGCGGTCCGTCGACCTCGCGATCCAGCGGGGTGAGACCGTCGGCCTGGTCGGCGAGAGCGGTTCGGGCAAGTCGACGTTGGCCCGCACGATCGTGCGGGCCGAGCGGCCAGCCGCCGGCAGCATCCTGTTCGACGGTCAAGACCTCGCCCCGCTGTCCGACCGTCAGCTGCGGCCGTACCGCAGCCGTATGCAGATGATCTTCCAGGACCCGTTCGGCAGCCTCGATCCGCGGATGCGCGTCGGCGACGTCATCGGCGAGCCGCTGCGCGTGCACCGGCGCGGCAACCGCAACTGGATCCGCGGCCGCGTCGCCGAACTGCTCGAAGTCGTCGGCCTGGATGCGTCGGCGGCCGAGAGATCACCGGCACAGTTCTCGGGGGGCCAGCGCCAGCGCATCTCGGTCGCCCGCGCGCTCGCCCTCGAACCGCAGCTGCTGGTCGCGGACGAGCCGGTCTCGGCGCTCGACGTCTCCATCCAGGCGCAGATCATCTCGTTGCTCAATCGGGTGCAGGACGACCTCGGCCTCACGACCCTGGTGATCGCCCACGACCTGGCGCTCGTCCATCAGATCTCGGACCGCATCGCGGTCATGTACCTCGGCGAGATCGTCGAAGAGGGCACGGCCGACGAGGTCGTGTTCGCCCCCCAACACCCCTACACGGCCTCGCTGCTATCGGCCACGCCCGTGGCGGATCCCGACGCCGAGGCGGGCCGCGAACGGATCGTGCTCAGCGGCGAACAGCCCTCGCCCTTGCAGCCGCCGACGGGCTGCTCGTTCCACACGCGCTGCCCTATCGCCCGCCCACACTGCGCCACCGACGCGCCGCCGCTGGTCGAGGTCGGCGGGCGCCGCGTGGCCTGCCACTACGCCGGCGAGATCGCCCCCGTCATCGTCGCCTGAGTCGGGCGGCTTGCCGCGGCGAGCTCAGCCGAGGGTCGGGCGGAACACCGCGACGAAGGTCATGACGACGAGGCCGCCCCAGATGTAGAGCACGGCGGGGTACACGCGACGCATCGCCTGGTCCATGACGACGAGCTGCTCCTCGGCCTCGCCCTCCTCGACCACCGAGCGCAGCGCCGGCGTGAAGGGTGCCGCGGCGCTGCGGATGCGCAGCCCGGCCAGGATCAGCGTGCCAAACATGACCGCCTTGATGGCGACGAAGTCGGCTGGGAACACGTCGCTGGCCCCGACCAGGCTGGCGGCGCCGAACCCCATGAAGCCGGCGACCGCGACCAGACGCAGCCACAGGTCCAGCTTGCGGAACCAACCCGCCGGCGCCCTCCCGGGATCCGGGCTACCGAGCACGGCCAGGCGGCGGAACGACCACACCGACAGGCCGGCCCACGCGATCCCAATGATGGTGACCGGTGCGAGCACCCAGGTCGGCACCTGGGCGTACCCGCCCACGTCGGCCAGCCCGAGCCCCACCGGGATCATCAAGACGAGCGACAGGCGCGGCGCCAGATCGAGCCCGCGCATCAGGCGGCGCAGCTCCACCCGCGCGTCGCCGGACAGCCCGCGTCGCCGGATGAAGAAGCTGGACGTGAACACGCCGACGTCAATCCCGAGCCACGCGACCAGCAACAAAATATGGAGAACGAGGAGGAAGTTGCGCACCATTGTTCCTTCAGGCGTAACGCTGTTTCGTGTAGCGTAATACGCGCCGTGTTCGTCGGTTGCATCGGAGACGTCATGTCCGTGCCCTTCGCGCCAGCCCTGGCTGCTGAGGTCGTCCGCGTCGGCATCGAGATCGCGGAGGCGATCGGTTCGCCAATGGCCGTGGCGTTCGTGGACGGCGGCGCGCGCCTGGTCGCGTTCGCGCGCACGACCGATGCGACCCCGGCCGCCGTCGACGCGGCACCGGCGAAGGCGCGGACCGCACTGTGGTTCGGCCGCCCGACGGCCGACACGCTCGATATGGCCGAACGACGTCCGGTCGTGTACGAGACGCTGCTCGGGACCAGCCCACACCCGCTCGTGCTGTCTATGGGCGGGCTGTGCCTGCAGGTGGACGGGCACACCGTCGGCGCGATAGGCGCCGCCGGCGCGAGGCTGGGGGCGACGGACGTCGAGGTCGCGCAGGCGATGCTGCGGACCTGGGTGGCCGGCCGTGACGTGTGAGTTCTCGCCGCCCCGGCACCGCTGGCGCCAGAACGGGGGAGTCAGTCCCAGTCGCCTTCGGCGAAGCGCTCCACG
Proteins encoded in this region:
- a CDS encoding heme-binding protein; translated protein: MENEEEVAHHCSFRRNAVSCSVIRAVFVGCIGDVMSVPFAPALAAEVVRVGIEIAEAIGSPMAVAFVDGGARLVAFARTTDATPAAVDAAPAKARTALWFGRPTADTLDMAERRPVVYETLLGTSPHPLVLSMGGLCLQVDGHTVGAIGAAGARLGATDVEVAQAMLRTWVAGRDV
- a CDS encoding ABC transporter ATP-binding protein; protein product: MAPFVDVQQLSVHFRVGRHQALQAVRSVDLAIQRGETVGLVGESGSGKSTLARTIVRAERPAAGSILFDGQDLAPLSDRQLRPYRSRMQMIFQDPFGSLDPRMRVGDVIGEPLRVHRRGNRNWIRGRVAELLEVVGLDASAAERSPAQFSGGQRQRISVARALALEPQLLVADEPVSALDVSIQAQIISLLNRVQDDLGLTTLVIAHDLALVHQISDRIAVMYLGEIVEEGTADEVVFAPQHPYTASLLSATPVADPDAEAGRERIVLSGEQPSPLQPPTGCSFHTRCPIARPHCATDAPPLVEVGGRRVACHYAGEIAPVIVA
- a CDS encoding ABC transporter ATP-binding protein produces the protein MTNRVEEPTPVKATPAAADTPLLEVDELTVEFPVGGGRWLPIVDRVSFSLHRGEALGFVGESGSGKTMSARALLGLVPRPGRVRGSVRLRGREVVGLGDREWTKIRSREIGMVFQDAMSGLNPVRTVGSTLIEVARRTGIGRKEARARAIEVLDAVGIPSPVERLDVYPHQLSGGLRQRIMIALAIINEPSIIIADEPTTALDATIQAQIMERLRALLGDRALMLITHDMGVAASLCDRIQVIYAGRMAEAGTARQVMQTPRHPYTAGLLRAVPKFDRSRTPLVPIPGVPPRAGTVGDACAFAPRCANATDACRDQQPPFAPVDGRLLACYHPWGLSNGSEA